TGAAATCGGAGGCGAGGCGGGCAGTTTTCTTAAGTAGGCTTTCGTAGATGCGAACGGCTTCCTTTCCCCGAGGGGTCAGGATCGCTCCGCCGCCCCCTTTGCCCCCGGTGGAAACTTCGACGAGCGTCTCCCCGGCGGCACGATTTATATCCTGCACCAGACTCCAAGCCCGGCGATAGGACATTTTCATCTGCTTGGCGGCGGCGGAGATACTGTGGTGCGTGTCGATGTGGCCGAGCAATTCGTAGCGCCCCGGCCCGAGTACTTTTTCCCCATCGCGTTCGATCCAGACTCGAACTTTGAGATTCCAGTCGTTTTTCTGATCCAGCATGAGAGAAATTTCCTATCGGTCTCGGAGGAGGAATAGCTAGTTTATTCAAATTTCTATTTCCATTTCGACTCATGAAAGGTGCGAGTAGCGGCCGCTTCCCTCAGATAAGGGTGGAAATTGATTCCCGGCGCCTAAAATGCCATTCTGGTTATCGAATCTCTATCCAACCCCCGAGGCGTTATGCCGGAACCTGTCGTCATTGCTACCTGGCCGTTCGGTAAAATTGCAGCCGAGGCTGCTTCCAAATTGCTGCTGGCCGGTAAGCCGGCCATCGACGCGGCGGTGGCCGGAGCCCAGGCGGTCGAAGACGATGGCACGACGCGTTCGGTCGGTTTCGGCGGCATCGGTAATCGCATCGGCACCGTCTCGCTGGATTCCTGCGTGATGGACGGTCGGACGCTCGACTGCGGTTCCGTTGCCGGGGTCGAGAACATTCGGCACGTCGCAGCACTCGCCAAGCGAGTCTACGAAAAGACCCCGCACGTGATGCTGGTGGGCGAATGGGCTCGGATCTTTGCCATCCAGAACGGCTTCCCTCTCGATACTTTGAATACCCCTGGTAGTGTGGCCGATTGGGAAAAAAACCGACCCAAACCGGATGAGCCCCACGTTCTGGGCCACGATACGGTCACCGTACTGGCACAAGATATGAAGGGGCACCTCGGCGGAGCCTGCACCACTTCCGGCCTGGCTTACAAAGTGCCGGGCCGGGTGGGCGATTCGCCGATCATCGGCTGCGGACTTTACGTCGATGATACGGCCGGGGCAGCCGGGGGAACTGGCGTGGGTGAGGAAATCATTCGAGTGGTCGGAGCGATGTTCATCGTCGAGCAGATGCGCGCCGGCAAAACTCCGCAGGAAGCGACCGAAGCCGCGATCCAGAGGGTGATCGCCAATGCCGGGCGACGAGGAGTGCACGTCGCCTCCGTCTGCTTCCTGGCTTTGGATCCCAAAGGTAACGTCGGTGCGGCCTGCACCAAGGGCAGTAACTTCACGTATGCCGTCGCCCGCGGCGCCAAAATTGAACTGTTAAAGTCGAAAGAGCTTTCGTGAGCGCCCCATTCAGCATCGAACGCCGGGTCGAATTCGGCGACACGGATCTGGCCGGTATCGTCCACTTCTCCAACTTCTTCAAATACATGGAAGTGGCGGAGACCGCCTTTTTGCGTTCGCACGGCCTGAGCGTTTCCTGGTCGCAGGACGGTGAGCGGCGCGGATTTCCGCGCGTTTCCACCACCTGCGATTTCAAACAGCCCGCTTTTTTTGAGGATGTGCTGACGATTTCGGTCACGCTGGAGCGACTTGGAAAAAAATCGCTCAGTTATCGTTTTGATTTTCGGCGGGGAAACGACGAAATCGCCGTAGGCCGCCTCACTTCCGTATACTGCCGGAGCACTCCGGAACACCGGGTTGAGTCAATGGAAATACCGTCAGAGATTCGCCAGAAGCTCTCGTAGATTCTGTAGAGTTCGCCAGACCGCAGAAGTCCCCGGATAGCTCTCTTTAGTACCCTTTAATCAAATTTCCCATTTTGTGCCGAGTGGGAAGAAAAATTTCCATTTTTTCGGATTAGTCTGCCAAACCAGAAAAGTCTGCCTTGTTCTACTGCCGATAGCGGGTATACGGGACAACCTCGGGCGGGGGCACGAGTTGATACCGGTTCGTTAGGGACGGGGGGGCGAATATGAAACGATGGAAGTCCAAGCTGGCAGTTCCTGCTATGCTGACCATCCTCGGCGCAACAGGCTGCAAGCAGCAGCTGTATATGCATCAAGACGATCACCTGGGTGTTACGACGCTGAATCTGCCCAAGGATCTGGACACCAATCCGAATTATTCCGTCGCAGCCAATCCACGCGAGGATATTAGAACTCCTCCGACGGTGGATGATCCCGATCAACCAGCACGTTACATGACTCTCCAGGAAGCCCTAATCATGGGCCTGGAGCAGGGGAACCGCGGCAACAACTCCGCGGCGGCGCTGCCTGGGGGGAACATCAGCCGATCCATCGTCAATGACGACTTGGTGACCTTCACGGGTTCGGGCGTCAGCAGCGACGACCCGATTCGCGCTTTTGCTCTCGATCCCGCCTCTATTGGCGCGAACATCGAAGGTGCACTGGCGAAGTTCGATACGCGCTGGGTGACGGCGGCTAACTGGGGCCGAACCGATACTGCACCGGTTAATATTTTCTCGGCGGCGAACAACGGGGACACGGCATCGGTATCAAGCGGCTTCATTAAGCCGTTGCCGACAGGTGGTGTGGCCGGGGTGACTTTCGAAACCGATTATCAGAAGGTCGCCAATCCGAACGTCGGCGGCACCACATACACGACAACCAACCCGGCTTATCGACCTTCTTTGACGTTCGCCATCGATCAGCCTTTATTGCGCGATTACGGCGTCGACATCAACCAGTTGCTGGCCTCTCACCCCGGTTCATCGGTCATTCCGAACTATAAGCCCACGGGGGGGCGTTCCGAAGGTATTCTGATTACCCGTATTCGCTACGAACAGCAGAAGTATGAATTCGAACGCAACGTCAATATTCTGCTTTTCAATATCGAGTCGGCCTACTGGAACTTGTACGCATCGTACTACGCTCTGTATGCGAACGACCAGGGTCTGCGACAGTCGTTTGAAACCTGGCGGTTGACCCGCGTGCTGGTGGAAGCCGGTTTGCGAGCCGACCAGGATCTGGCTCAGGTCCGCAGCCGATTCGAAGGCTTCCGCGCCAGCCGTATTGCCGCTTTGCAGACCACCATGGAAGCAGAGCGACAGCTGCGATCCTTGCTCGGCATGCCGCCGGTCGATGGATTCCGGCTCGTACCGGCGGATCAGCCGACTCAGGCTCTCTACATGCCGGACTACAAGGAAGCCGTGAATGAGACTCTGCAGAATCGTCCCGAGTTGAATATGATTCGCCAGGATCTGAAGGCCCAGCAATTGAATCTGCTGGTGCAGAAGAACAGCACCCGGCCCGACCTGCGATTCAGTGCTAATTACAACATCAACTCAATCGGCAGTCGATTGGATGGATCCGCACCCAACAACGCACTTGGGGCTCTGGCGGATAACAATTACAACACCTGGAACATGGGTCTTCGGCTGGATATTCCTCTCGGCTACCGGGATGGTTATGCTGCTAAACGGGTGGCCGAGTTGCAATTGGCCCGTACCTATGTGACGCTGCGAAATCAGGAGCGTAAGGCCGAGGACTTCACCAAGGTCGCCTATCAGCAGTTGTTCAATCAGTACCAACAGATTCGGGCTTATCGCGCTCAACGTGAAGCTCTGGGTCGCGAACTCGAACTGTTGTTCTCCCGAGTGCAATTGGGTAAAGACCCCTTGTTGAATATGTTGGATGCCCAGCGCGACTTCGCCAGTGCCATCCAATCGGAACAGCAGGCGGTGGCTAACTACAACGTGGCTATCGCCGGTTTCCACTACGCCAAGGGAACTTTACAGATGTACGATAACGTGGGAATTGCCGATGGACCGTTGCCTTCGAGCGGTCTGATTCCCAGCCACGAAGTGCATAAGCGAAAACGCCGTTTCGATAAGACAGGTGTCGAACCGGTCGCTTCGGGTAGCGTAGTTCCTGGTACTCCCGTTCCGGGCGGAGTGTTACCTCCGGGCGTAGTGGCTCCGGCCGTTCCGGCTCCGGTGGTTCCAGGGGCTCCGTTGAATCCGGGAACCCCGGCTCCGACGACACCTGGCAATAATCCGCCGACGGCGTTCGTACCTGGTGTTACCTCGGATTCTGCCTCATCAACGATTTATAAACCGACTGCGACTCAGACGGTTCCCAGCGTGGGAGTGCCGCTGCAGCCTTCGGTTTTGGGAACGAATGATGTGGCTCCGCCGAACGTGATTGCTCCGCCGCCAATCACCTCCGATACGGGCAGACCACTGATCACGGTGACGACCACACCGAACGAAAATGTGCCGGTACCGCCCGCGGGGGCCTTATTGCCTCCGGCGAACGATCCGGTACCTGGTAACAACAATTTCATACCGACGTCCCGACAGAAATAATTGTTAGAACCACCTTCTCGAGGAGCCGCAAGGCTCCTCAGTCTGTTTTGAGTTACAATTTTTTCATGGCCAAGATTTTCGTTTACGAACACTTCTGTGCCTTAGCCAATCCTCCGCAGACAGAAACGTTACCGCAATCGCTTTTGACCGAAGGCCGGGCAATGCGCGATGCGATCGTAGAGGATCTGGCACGGATTCCCGGTATCGCAATCCTATCGGGGGATAGTTCCGATGCAGATGATATCCGTGAGCAGGTGAAGCGGGCCGATTGGTCGCTGATCATCGCTCCGGAAACTGACGGTATTCTGTTTCGCCTTAGCGAACTGGTGGAGTCGAGTGGCGGCCGATTACTCTCCCCTTCGTTACAAGCGATATTCCTGTGCGGGGGAAAAGACAAACTCGCGCGCCGGATCGATCCCGATATCCCGACGCCCGATGAAAGACCCGATGTCTATCCGCAAGTCTGGAAGCCCTATGATGGCGCTGGCTCGGTCGATACCTTTTTGGTCCCGGATGCTCAGGCCGCTCAATTGCTGATCGATCGAGGTTATGGCGAGTTGTATCGCACGGAGTTTGTGCCCGGCCTGGCCGCGAGCATCTCTTTCCTCGTCGGGCCTGAAATCATACTCCCGCTGAAGGCTTGCCGACAAATACTCTCGGAGGATGGCCGGTTTCAATATCTCGGCGGCGAGGTGCCCCTGGAAACTAATTTGGAACAGCGGGCGATTCAACTGGGAATAAAAGCCATTCGCTGGCTCTTGGCTGAGGCTCCTTTCGTCGGCTACATTGGGATCGATTTGATTTTGGGCGAACGCGATGTGCTGATTGAAATCAATCCGCGCCTCACCACTTCTTACATCGGGCTAAGACAGTTGACCGAATCGAATCTGGCTGAAGCGATGTGGAAAATTGCCGAGGGAAAAGCGACGGAAGTGAAATGGAAGCCCGGGCGAGTACGCTTCCAATCGAATGGTCAGTTTGAAATCAGTTAAATTCAAAACCGGGATCAGCTCAGCAATTCTTTGCGGACCGAGCAGGCGCCTTCGGGACCAATGAGCCGTTGCTGCAACCCCTGATAAGAGTAGCGTAACTTCCAGGCATCCAGACCCATCAGATGCAGGATGGTCGCTTGCAGATCGTGAACGCTCATTTTGCCATCGGCGATGTTGTAACCGAGTTCGTCGGTCGCCCCGAAGGTAATCCCTGGCTTCACGCCCGCTCCCGCCATCCAGATTGTAAAGGCGTGCGGGTGATGATCGCGGCCCAGCAGCTTCGAGCCGCCCCGAGCTTCGTTCATGCTGGTTCGGCCGAATTCACCCCCCCAGACTACTAGCGTCGAATCCAACATCCCTCGGCGTTTCAAATCGGTGAGTAGAGCGGCGATCGATTTATCGGTCTGCTGGCATTTTTTGGGCAGAGCAGTGGCCACATCGTCTCCGGAGTTGGTGCCGTGAATATCCCAGCCCCAATCGAACAATTGCACGAAGCGAACGCCTTTTTCCACCAGTCGCCGGGCCAGAAGGCAATTATTGGCGAAGGAAGCTTTCCCCGGTTCCGCGCCGTACAGGGTCAGCGTTTCCTTGGTTTCTTTCTTCAGCTCCATGACTTCCGGTACGCTCATCTGCATGCGGAAGGCCAGTTCGTACTGCTCGATGCGGGTGCGGGTTTCCGGATCGCCGAACTCTTTCAGTTCCAATTCATTCAAGGTTTTAAGAGCATCCAGGCTGCGACGACGATCCTCCCGATCCATGCCCGGCGGATTGTTGGCGTAGAGGACGGGATCACCTATGGTTCGGCACTGCACGCCCTGGTAGACACTGGGTAAGGGTCCCGTACTCCAGAGGGCTTTGCCGCCCGTGGGATCGGTCCCGCCGGAGATCAGCACCACGAAGCCTGGCAGGTTCTGGTTTTCGGTTCCGAGGCCGTACAGGATCCAGGAGCCCATGGATGGGCAGCCGTTGCGGGCGTTGCCGCTGAACAGAAAAAGTTCCGCCGGAGCGTGGTTGAACTGCTCGGTCCACATCGATTTCACGAAGCAGAGTTCATCGGCGTGTTTCGAAAGTTCGGGCAACAGTTCGCTGATCCAGGCGCCGCTTTTGCCGTGTTGAGCAAACTTGAAAGAAGGTCCGAGCAGATTCGGGTGCCCCTTGATGAAGGCAAAGCGGGCATTCTTCAGGAAATCGTCCGGGCAGGGCTTCATGTGAAGTTCTTTGAGCTTCGGCTTGAAGTCGAAGAGTTCCTGCTGCGGCGGCGCTCCCGACATGTGCAGATAAATAATGTGCTTCGCCTTGGCAGGCAGCGGAGGAGCCTTGACCGCCAGCGGATTTGTCGGCGGCGCATCGGCCCGCAGCAGATCGGCAAAGGCCAGGCTACCGATGCCCACGGCGGAATTGCGCAAAAAATGGCGGCGCGTCTGAAACTGCAGCCAGTCGTTTCGAATGTTCACGGTTTCAATTCCTCGTCAGCACGGAATCCTGATTCAAAAGCACGTTGGCGATGATGGTCCAGGCAGCCGTCTCCGGATCGCCGGCCAATTTTTTCGCGGCTTCCTTATCCTTTTCGAAGCGGGCTTTTTCCGATTCCAGAAGTTTGTTCAGAGGAGCCAGGATCTCGGGAGTGGCCGGTCGCCCGGTGGTCAGTTCGTAAGCGAACTGCATCGAAGCTTTGCCTTCGCTCATAATCCGCTTTGCCAGCGCCTGGGCCGCTTCGAAAAAGACCGGATCGTTCAAGGTCACAAAGGCCTGCAGCGGCGTGTTGGTGCGAATGCGACGTACGGTGCAGGTTTCGCGGCTGGGGGCATCGAATGTCGTCATGGCGGGATTGGGAATGGTGCGCCGCCAGACGGTATAAATGCCTCGACGATAGCGATCGTCGCCGGTGGAAGTCGGGTAGCTACGTTCGCCGTTGAAAGCGGCCTGCCAGAGGCCATCCGGTTGTGGCGGGTAAACGCTCGGTCCCCCAAGTTTCTTTTTCAGCAATCCGGAAAGTGCCAAGGCCTGATCGCGAATCATCTCCCCTTCGAGACGGTAGCGGGGAGCACGAGAAAGGAGAACATTTTTCGGATCTTTCTCGAGATGTTCCGGAAGTGTTTGGGAGGATTGGCGATAGGTGGCTGAGGTTACCAGCAGTTTGATCAATGCTTTCACATCCCATTTGTCGCCGATAAATTCCGTCGCCAGCCAATCGAGCAATTCGGGATGCGAAGGCAATTCTCCCTGAGTACCAAAGTCTTCTTCGGTTTCGAGCAGACCGCGTCCAAACAACTGCGACCAGAGGCGATTGACTTCGACCCGGGCCGTCAGCGGGTTATTTTCCTGAACGATCCACTTCGCCAGAGCCAGTCGATTGATGCTGGTTACCTCGGTCAATTTCGGAAAGGCCGCCGGGAGGGTAGGCTTCACTTCTTCACCGGGATTCAAAAAATCGCCTTTGACCATCATCCGCGTTTTTCGCTGCCGTTCCTTGGCCAGCTCTTCCATAACCGGCAGCGTGGGAATGACCGGTTTGGCCTTCTTCAGCGCGGCCATTTCGTCCTTCCACTTCTTGAAGTAGGGGGACTCGGCCTCGAACTGCTCCTCCAGTTTTTTTGCATCTGGTTTGGCGTCGGTTTTTTTGCGAGTTTTTTCCCATTCTTCCCGGGCCTTTTTTCGTTCGGGGCTGTCGGCCTTGATTTCTTTTTGAATCTCGGCCAGCCGTGCATCGATCTGCTTTACCCTGGCCAGCAGTTCGGGCGCGGCCACTTGCAACAACGGAGTTTCATTCGGCTGATCGTTGTCGGCCGTCTGGTTGAAAACGGCATAAACCTGGTAATACTCCTTCTGCGTGAACGGATCGTATTTATGGTTATGGCATTTGGCGCAGCCGAAGGTGATGCCCATCCAGACCTGCAGCGTCGTATCCACGCGATCCTTCACAGCCGCGACTCGGAATTCTTCGCGATCGGTGCCCCCTTCGGTGTTAGTCATGGTATTGCGATTGAAGGCCGTAGCGATTTTCTGCTCGAGTGTGGGGTTCGGCAACAAATCGCCGGCAATCTGCTCGACGGTAAAGCGGTCGTAGGGGAGATTTCGATTGAAGGCTTCGATCACCCACTCGCGATACTTCCACATGTTCAGCCGCAGCGGATCGGAACCATAACCGGCGGAGTCGGCGTAACGGGCCAGATCGAGCCAGGTGCGAGCCATGCGTTCGCCATAAGCGGGATCGGCCAGGAGCTTGTCGACCCACTTTTCGTAGGCATCGGCCGACTTATCTGCGAGGAATTCCTGTACTTCCTGCGGCGTCGGCGGCAGGCCGCGTAAATCGAGACTCAGCCGACGCAAGAGAATAGGCCGGCTGGCTTCCGGCGCAGGTTTCAGACCGTGAGCCTGCAGTTCTTTCAGAATGAAAGCATCGATGGGATTGCGTATCCAGTTGCCTGAATTCAGCTTCGGCACTTCAGGTCGCTGTGGCTTTACGAAAGCCCAATGCTCCGAGTAGGCAGCGCCCTGTTCGACCCATTTTTTCAATGTCGCTATCTGCTCCGCAGTCAACCGGTTGCCCGATTCTTCAGGCGGCATCGGTTCCTGAGCGTCTTGAATGCGCACCAGCAGCCGGGATTTATGCGTTTCTTTGAGATCAATGGCCTGGCCCTTTTTGCGCGGAGCAATCGCGGCCTCCCGGATATCCAGACGGAGTTTGGCCTCGCGGTGAGCTTCGTCCGGCCCGTGGCAAGAAAAGCAATTCTTGGCCAGGATCGGTTTCACGTCCCGATTGTAATCGATGCGGTCAGCACAGACAGCCGGAGAGACAAATAGTAAGCTGACCGCCAGACCGGGCAAAAAACGGGTCCAGCGCATGGGGTGGGAACCTTCAACGGAGAGCAGGCGATATAAGGATTTATTCTAAACGAATTCGCGGAACAGGAGAATTGAAAAATGAAATCCGGCAGGGGCCCGGCCGCCTAAAAAGCGAAAACCGCGACCAAATCGCGGTTTTCGTCGGGTCATCCGGCGATCAGGTCTTTTTGTTGATGCGGGTGATAGCGTCCCGATAGACGTTCGCATCCGCTTTCTTGCCGGAATCGATCAGGGCTTTTTGGGCTTCGCGAAGGGCCGGGATGGCTTCCTTGGCGGCATTGCCTATGTTGGCCAAGCCCTTGGCCGCGCCCTGTTTGACTTTCTCCACCTTTTCGTTTTTCAGCAGATCGAGCAAAGCGGCAATCTGCTCTTTCTTATCGTCGAGATCTATTTTGCCGAGGCCCTCGGCGGCGGCGCGGCGGACGTCCGAACTGCTATCCTTCAAGCCTTCGAAAAAGGCGGGTATAGCCGGTTTG
The genomic region above belongs to Telmatocola sphagniphila and contains:
- a CDS encoding TolC family protein; its protein translation is MKRWKSKLAVPAMLTILGATGCKQQLYMHQDDHLGVTTLNLPKDLDTNPNYSVAANPREDIRTPPTVDDPDQPARYMTLQEALIMGLEQGNRGNNSAAALPGGNISRSIVNDDLVTFTGSGVSSDDPIRAFALDPASIGANIEGALAKFDTRWVTAANWGRTDTAPVNIFSAANNGDTASVSSGFIKPLPTGGVAGVTFETDYQKVANPNVGGTTYTTTNPAYRPSLTFAIDQPLLRDYGVDINQLLASHPGSSVIPNYKPTGGRSEGILITRIRYEQQKYEFERNVNILLFNIESAYWNLYASYYALYANDQGLRQSFETWRLTRVLVEAGLRADQDLAQVRSRFEGFRASRIAALQTTMEAERQLRSLLGMPPVDGFRLVPADQPTQALYMPDYKEAVNETLQNRPELNMIRQDLKAQQLNLLVQKNSTRPDLRFSANYNINSIGSRLDGSAPNNALGALADNNYNTWNMGLRLDIPLGYRDGYAAKRVAELQLARTYVTLRNQERKAEDFTKVAYQQLFNQYQQIRAYRAQREALGRELELLFSRVQLGKDPLLNMLDAQRDFASAIQSEQQAVANYNVAIAGFHYAKGTLQMYDNVGIADGPLPSSGLIPSHEVHKRKRRFDKTGVEPVASGSVVPGTPVPGGVLPPGVVAPAVPAPVVPGAPLNPGTPAPTTPGNNPPTAFVPGVTSDSASSTIYKPTATQTVPSVGVPLQPSVLGTNDVAPPNVIAPPPITSDTGRPLITVTTTPNENVPVPPAGALLPPANDPVPGNNNFIPTSRQK
- a CDS encoding PSD1 and planctomycete cytochrome C domain-containing protein; translated protein: MRWTRFLPGLAVSLLFVSPAVCADRIDYNRDVKPILAKNCFSCHGPDEAHREAKLRLDIREAAIAPRKKGQAIDLKETHKSRLLVRIQDAQEPMPPEESGNRLTAEQIATLKKWVEQGAAYSEHWAFVKPQRPEVPKLNSGNWIRNPIDAFILKELQAHGLKPAPEASRPILLRRLSLDLRGLPPTPQEVQEFLADKSADAYEKWVDKLLADPAYGERMARTWLDLARYADSAGYGSDPLRLNMWKYREWVIEAFNRNLPYDRFTVEQIAGDLLPNPTLEQKIATAFNRNTMTNTEGGTDREEFRVAAVKDRVDTTLQVWMGITFGCAKCHNHKYDPFTQKEYYQVYAVFNQTADNDQPNETPLLQVAAPELLARVKQIDARLAEIQKEIKADSPERKKAREEWEKTRKKTDAKPDAKKLEEQFEAESPYFKKWKDEMAALKKAKPVIPTLPVMEELAKERQRKTRMMVKGDFLNPGEEVKPTLPAAFPKLTEVTSINRLALAKWIVQENNPLTARVEVNRLWSQLFGRGLLETEEDFGTQGELPSHPELLDWLATEFIGDKWDVKALIKLLVTSATYRQSSQTLPEHLEKDPKNVLLSRAPRYRLEGEMIRDQALALSGLLKKKLGGPSVYPPQPDGLWQAAFNGERSYPTSTGDDRYRRGIYTVWRRTIPNPAMTTFDAPSRETCTVRRIRTNTPLQAFVTLNDPVFFEAAQALAKRIMSEGKASMQFAYELTTGRPATPEILAPLNKLLESEKARFEKDKEAAKKLAGDPETAAWTIIANVLLNQDSVLTRN
- a CDS encoding HEAT repeat domain-containing protein, with the translated sequence MNRIRFGFGISVLSALLLAWVGDVQARDSKKDEAEHYQKILKTSKDPKERAKAFEVLGDLSQIQIGLAKPAIPAFFEGLKDSSSDVRRAAAEGLGKIDLDDKKEQIAALLDLLKNEKVEKVKQGAAKGLANIGNAAKEAIPALREAQKALIDSGKKADANVYRDAITRINKKT
- a CDS encoding DUF1501 domain-containing protein, with translation MNIRNDWLQFQTRRHFLRNSAVGIGSLAFADLLRADAPPTNPLAVKAPPLPAKAKHIIYLHMSGAPPQQELFDFKPKLKELHMKPCPDDFLKNARFAFIKGHPNLLGPSFKFAQHGKSGAWISELLPELSKHADELCFVKSMWTEQFNHAPAELFLFSGNARNGCPSMGSWILYGLGTENQNLPGFVVLISGGTDPTGGKALWSTGPLPSVYQGVQCRTIGDPVLYANNPPGMDREDRRRSLDALKTLNELELKEFGDPETRTRIEQYELAFRMQMSVPEVMELKKETKETLTLYGAEPGKASFANNCLLARRLVEKGVRFVQLFDWGWDIHGTNSGDDVATALPKKCQQTDKSIAALLTDLKRRGMLDSTLVVWGGEFGRTSMNEARGGSKLLGRDHHPHAFTIWMAGAGVKPGITFGATDELGYNIADGKMSVHDLQATILHLMGLDAWKLRYSYQGLQQRLIGPEGACSVRKELLS
- a CDS encoding isoaspartyl peptidase/L-asparaginase codes for the protein MPEPVVIATWPFGKIAAEAASKLLLAGKPAIDAAVAGAQAVEDDGTTRSVGFGGIGNRIGTVSLDSCVMDGRTLDCGSVAGVENIRHVAALAKRVYEKTPHVMLVGEWARIFAIQNGFPLDTLNTPGSVADWEKNRPKPDEPHVLGHDTVTVLAQDMKGHLGGACTTSGLAYKVPGRVGDSPIIGCGLYVDDTAGAAGGTGVGEEIIRVVGAMFIVEQMRAGKTPQEATEAAIQRVIANAGRRGVHVASVCFLALDPKGNVGAACTKGSNFTYAVARGAKIELLKSKELS
- a CDS encoding winged helix-turn-helix domain-containing protein; its protein translation is MLDQKNDWNLKVRVWIERDGEKVLGPGRYELLGHIDTHHSISAAAKQMKMSYRRAWSLVQDINRAAGETLVEVSTGGKGGGGAILTPRGKEAVRIYESLLKKTARLASDFNKPARKSS
- a CDS encoding acyl-CoA thioesterase, which encodes MSAPFSIERRVEFGDTDLAGIVHFSNFFKYMEVAETAFLRSHGLSVSWSQDGERRGFPRVSTTCDFKQPAFFEDVLTISVTLERLGKKSLSYRFDFRRGNDEIAVGRLTSVYCRSTPEHRVESMEIPSEIRQKLS
- a CDS encoding ATP-grasp domain-containing protein; protein product: MAKIFVYEHFCALANPPQTETLPQSLLTEGRAMRDAIVEDLARIPGIAILSGDSSDADDIREQVKRADWSLIIAPETDGILFRLSELVESSGGRLLSPSLQAIFLCGGKDKLARRIDPDIPTPDERPDVYPQVWKPYDGAGSVDTFLVPDAQAAQLLIDRGYGELYRTEFVPGLAASISFLVGPEIILPLKACRQILSEDGRFQYLGGEVPLETNLEQRAIQLGIKAIRWLLAEAPFVGYIGIDLILGERDVLIEINPRLTTSYIGLRQLTESNLAEAMWKIAEGKATEVKWKPGRVRFQSNGQFEIS